The DNA segment GAGTTTATTAAAACATAAAATTTTCACTTTTCACTCTTAACTGTTCACTGTTTTAACCACTGCTGTCCAGAAATCCGTTAAAACAGCGGCGGCTTTAGAGGCGTCTTCTTCAGAGGCAAAAACCCCAAATACTGCAGAGCCGCTGCCGCTCATCAAAGAAACCATAGCCCCTGCCTGCAGGAGCCTGTTTTTTATATCCGCAATCACAGGGAAATGCCCTGTAACAGCAGCCTCAAAGTCATTTGAAAAGCTGTCTTTTATGGAACTCAGGATGTCCCGGTGTCCGGCAATAGATGACTTTGCTCCCTCTAATGTCCTGATAAAAAACTTAATATTATCAACTTTTTCAGTAGTATTTGTCAACCCTCTTAAAGACCGTGACGAGTGACGAGTGACGAGTGATATACCGGATTCGGAATTTTTAGTGATTTTTTTATCCCATGACGCATTACGCATCACGGATAACATAGTATACGCCCATGCCGTTGAGACAGACACATCCGGCTTTACAAGCAGTATATCAAACTGCTCAGATGTTTTAACCGGGGTTATTTTTTCACCCCTGCCTTCAACAAATGCGGGTGAACTGTAAAGAAAAACCGGAACGTCTGAGCCTAACTGCTCTGCAAAGTCATGAAGCTTTGCCTGTGAGAGGTTAAGCCCCCAGAATTTGTTAAGCCCGGTGAGCGCTGCCGCCGCATCGCTGCTTCCTCCTCCAAGACCGGCAGCCATGGGGATAAGTTTTTCCAGATGAATATGCGCCCCGTTTGTCACACCGCACTTTTCTTTCATCAGCAGTGCGGTTTTATACACAATGTTTTGCTCAGGAGGGACTGCCGCGATGTCATGTGATGTTGTCAGAACTAAATCCTGAGTAGGTTCAAAGGTCAGAGTGTCATAAAGCGTTATCTTCTGGATGAGGCTCTGAATTTCATGAAAGCCGTCATCACGCAGTCCGAGGACATTTAAAAACCAGTTTATCTTTGCAGGCGCTTTTAAGGTAATCATGCCTCAATATATTTTTGCCCTACTTTAATTTTTTAATCTTCTCAGTAACCCGTTCCGTAAGTCCTTTGTCCTTATCGTAATGGGCAGGCAATTCCTGAAGTTTGAGTGATTTTTCCCATGAGTCCAGCGCGTCTTTTTTATTGCCCATTTTTAAGTAAATATCACCAAGGTGTTCAAAAATAACAGGATCGTCGCCTGTAAATTCAAGAGCCTTCTTGAGTTCTCTCAGTGCGTCTTCATAAAGCCCTTTTTTGAAATACACCCAGCCGAGGCTGTCAAGGATATAGCCGCTTTCAGGCTTCAGCTCCACAGCTTTTTTAATAAGCTCAAGCGCTTCATCAAGGTTAATCCCCTTTTCGGCATAAGTATATCCCAGATAATTCAGGGCATCTACATGGTTTGGGTTAATCTTCAGGGTTTTTTTAAGCTGTAAATACATTTCGTCGTACCTGCCAATTTTTTCATATACCATCGCAAGCTGAAAATTCAAATCTTCGTCCTCTGGCGCAATGGCAAAACCCTTTTTAAGTATTTCCTCAGCCTTTGCATAATCTCCTTTCTGTGCATATGAGGCGCCGAGATAAAGATATACCTCAGGTTTTGAAGTTTCAATGGTCAGGATATTTTCATATGTCCTTATCTCGTCGTCAGTTTTGTTGACCTTCCGGAACAAAATAGCAAGATGCATAAGAAATGTGACATCCTGCGGTTTGATGCCGGAGAGAATTTTGAACTGTTCTACTGCCTCATCAAATTTGTTTATGTCGCTCAGACTGCGGCCCAAAAGGTATCGTGCCGTTACATTTTGTGGGTCGGCGTTGATGACAATGCGGAGTTCTTCAATTGCCTTTTCGTACTGCTCATTATCAATATAGACCCCGGCCATTATCAGATGAACCTGCAGGTTGTCAGGCTGCTGTTTGAGGATTCCGGCAAGCTGCTCCAGCGCCTTATCCGGTGATTTCTGTTTAAGATAAATTTCAACAAGTTTTTCCTTGACTTCTATGTTGTGCGGATTTATTTCCACGGCTCTTTGGAAATTCTCAATGGACTTATCTGTATTCCCTTTGCTTTTGTATATGGAGCCGAGCAGAAGATAAACTGAATCAGGCGCATTCCCCAATGCAATACATTCTTCAAGCACGGTGACTGCATCGTCATATCTTTTCGTTTCTACATAAACATTTCCGAGGTAAAAGCGCGCCATCACATTATCTCTGTCCATGGCAATTACCTTTTTAAAGATATTGATTGCTTCATCAAATTTTTTATTTGTTGCATAAAGAGTGCCGAGATATATGTAGGCTTCAAAGTTATCAGGAGACAGGCGTATAACTTTTTCATACATGGCTTTTGCATTCTCAAAATCCTTTTGACTGTGGTAAAGCTCTCCAAGCAGAAACAGGGCGGGAGCATAGTCGGGGTTTTGTTCAACTGCAGTTTTAGTCATTAAAACTGCATTGTCTATGTCGCCTTTCCTCAAAAACAGGCGTCCGATATGAGTTTTAAGGTAGACTGAATCGGGGTCTTCTTTTAATGCATGCATGTATTGTTTTAATGCCTCTTCCCAGTCATGGTTGATTTCAGATTCAATCCCGAGGATGTAATAATAATAAGCCTCTTTTGAAGGCTCAGGCGCCTCAGTTCTTTTCAGGGTTGAGCAGGCGCTGAAAAGGAGAATTAAAAGGATTAAAATAAATTTTCCAACAAAAAATTTCACAGTTTTATTATGGCATAAATCCTGAAGATTGACAATCTTGCATAGGGAGTTGCGAAATACACTACTCTCATGCTAAATTGTATAAGTTTACATGATAGACCTGATTAAACAATTTCACAAGACAGGCATACTCGTTATAGGCGACCTTATGGTGGACCGGTATGTAATGGGCAGGGTAAACAGGATATCTCCTGAAGCGCCTGTGCCGGTGGTTGAGGTGATTGATGAAAACCTGCTCCTCGGAGGCGCGTCAAATGTGGCTAATAACATTGCGTCGCTGGGCGGCAGGGTCTTTGTTTCAGGCATTGTCGGCCGGGATGAGATGGGAAGGGTTTTGATACACAAGTTCAGGGAAAAAGAGATGGACACAGAGGGCATTGTCGTTGAGGGAGACAGGCCCACCATAGTTAAAACCAGAATTATCGCGCATAACCAGCAGGTAGTCCGCTTTGACAAAGAAGTTAAATCCGATATCAGTCAGTCCTCTACATCCCTGATTCTTGATCATGTCAGAAAATGCCTGCCCGAGATAAAAGCCATAATTTTATCCGACTACTGCAAGGGCGTAATAACCAGGAATATGATAGAAGAACTGCTTAAAATTACCGGCTCAAAGGTTTTTGTTGCAGTTGATCCGAAGGTCGGGCATTTTGATTATTACAAAGGAGTGAGTTTTATAACGCCGAATGTTAATGAGGCGTCGGCAGGCTCAGGGATTGAAATCAAAGATGAGGCTTCTTTAATCAAGGCGGGAGATACACTGCTTAAGAACCTTCAATGCAAGGCAGTGCTGATCACACGCGGGGATGAGGGGATGAGCTTTTTTGAGCCGGACGGCAAGGTTACTCATATTCCGACTTTTGCAAGACAGGTTTATGATGTGACCGGCGCCGGCGACACCGTTATTGCAGTATTTACATTATGTCATGCCGCAGGTGCGGATATGAAGGATGCCGCAATTTATGCCAATCATGCAGCAGGGGTTGTCGTAGGAGAACTCGGCACGGCAGTAGTCACGCCGGATGATATTATCAGGAGCATAAAGCTTAACAAAAAAGAACAAAAAACTTAATTAACCACAGAGAACACAGAGGATTTTATTTATGAAAAAACAATTAATACAAAAAATTGAGAACACAGAGAGTATCTTTTTTGTTTTTCTCTGTGCCCTCTGTGGTTAAAAATTTTCTATAAAAAAATGAGATTATCAAAAAGGTCTGTTTCAATAAAACCATCTCCGACGCTTGCGATTGACTCTAAGGCAAAAGCCCTAAAGGCATCAGGCGTTGATGTCGTTAATTTTGGAGTGGGCGAGCCTGATTTTGATACGCCTCAAAATATAAAAGAGGCTGCAATAAAAGCCATCAGAGACGGATTTACCAAATACACACCTGTCGGCGGCATTGATGAACTGAAGGACGCCATTATTGAGAAATTCAAAAAAGATAACGGCATCACATACGAAAAAAATGAAATAATTGTTTCATGCGGGGCAAAACACAGTCTTTACAATATTGCAGAGGCATTGTTTGACCCCGGGGATGAAATTATAATACCAGCTCCGTATTGGGTTTCATACCCCGACCAGGCGCTTCTTAATGATGCAGTTCCTGTCATAGTTAAAACCGATGAAAAAAATTTATTCAAGATAACACCTGAAGCGCTTAAGGCTAACCTGTCAAAAAAGACAAAGGCGCTTATCCTTAACAGCCCGTCAAACCCGACAGGGCTTGCTTATGATTTAAAGAGCCTTGAGACAATTGCGGATATTGCTGCGGAGAATGATTTTTATGTAATCT comes from the Nitrospirota bacterium genome and includes:
- the ispE gene encoding 4-(cytidine 5'-diphospho)-2-C-methyl-D-erythritol kinase, with amino-acid sequence MITLKAPAKINWFLNVLGLRDDGFHEIQSLIQKITLYDTLTFEPTQDLVLTTSHDIAAVPPEQNIVYKTALLMKEKCGVTNGAHIHLEKLIPMAAGLGGGSSDAAAALTGLNKFWGLNLSQAKLHDFAEQLGSDVPVFLYSSPAFVEGRGEKITPVKTSEQFDILLVKPDVSVSTAWAYTMLSVMRNASWDKKITKNSESGISLVTRHSSRSLRGLTNTTEKVDNIKFFIRTLEGAKSSIAGHRDILSSIKDSFSNDFEAAVTGHFPVIADIKNRLLQAGAMVSLMSGSGSAVFGVFASEEDASKAAAVLTDFWTAVVKTVNS
- a CDS encoding tetratricopeptide repeat protein; its protein translation is MKFFVGKFILILLILLFSACSTLKRTEAPEPSKEAYYYYILGIESEINHDWEEALKQYMHALKEDPDSVYLKTHIGRLFLRKGDIDNAVLMTKTAVEQNPDYAPALFLLGELYHSQKDFENAKAMYEKVIRLSPDNFEAYIYLGTLYATNKKFDEAINIFKKVIAMDRDNVMARFYLGNVYVETKRYDDAVTVLEECIALGNAPDSVYLLLGSIYKSKGNTDKSIENFQRAVEINPHNIEVKEKLVEIYLKQKSPDKALEQLAGILKQQPDNLQVHLIMAGVYIDNEQYEKAIEELRIVINADPQNVTARYLLGRSLSDINKFDEAVEQFKILSGIKPQDVTFLMHLAILFRKVNKTDDEIRTYENILTIETSKPEVYLYLGASYAQKGDYAKAEEILKKGFAIAPEDEDLNFQLAMVYEKIGRYDEMYLQLKKTLKINPNHVDALNYLGYTYAEKGINLDEALELIKKAVELKPESGYILDSLGWVYFKKGLYEDALRELKKALEFTGDDPVIFEHLGDIYLKMGNKKDALDSWEKSLKLQELPAHYDKDKGLTERVTEKIKKLK
- the rfaE1 gene encoding D-glycero-beta-D-manno-heptose-7-phosphate kinase produces the protein MIDLIKQFHKTGILVIGDLMVDRYVMGRVNRISPEAPVPVVEVIDENLLLGGASNVANNIASLGGRVFVSGIVGRDEMGRVLIHKFREKEMDTEGIVVEGDRPTIVKTRIIAHNQQVVRFDKEVKSDISQSSTSLILDHVRKCLPEIKAIILSDYCKGVITRNMIEELLKITGSKVFVAVDPKVGHFDYYKGVSFITPNVNEASAGSGIEIKDEASLIKAGDTLLKNLQCKAVLITRGDEGMSFFEPDGKVTHIPTFARQVYDVTGAGDTVIAVFTLCHAAGADMKDAAIYANHAAGVVVGELGTAVVTPDDIIRSIKLNKKEQKT
- a CDS encoding pyridoxal phosphate-dependent aminotransferase, with protein sequence MRLSKRSVSIKPSPTLAIDSKAKALKASGVDVVNFGVGEPDFDTPQNIKEAAIKAIRDGFTKYTPVGGIDELKDAIIEKFKKDNGITYEKNEIIVSCGAKHSLYNIAEALFDPGDEIIIPAPYWVSYPDQALLNDAVPVIVKTDEKNLFKITPEALKANLSKKTKALILNSPSNPTGLAYDLKSLETIADIAAENDFYVISDEIYEKLVYDSFRHVSIASLGDKIKQRTIVVNGLSKAYAMTGWRIGFAAGPKEIIGAMTNIQSQSTSNPTSIAQKAAVEALRGTQNFIPVMISEFNRRRAYMVETLNKMEGISCLMPVGAFYAFPNVSSYYGKSFKGKPVNSSFDLSSYLIEEANVALVPGGAFGDDRYIRLSYATSMDNIKKGLDRIEKALANLA